The genomic segment agacttactgatggccaagaagcacatgaaaaggtactcagcatcactaattattagagaaatgcaaatcaaaactacaatgaggtatcacctcacaccagttagaatgggcatcatcagtaaacctacaaacaacaaatgctggagagggtatgaagaaaagggaaccctcttgcactgttggtgggaatgtaaattgatacagccactatggagaacagtatggaggtaccttaaaaaactaaaactaaaattaccatatgatccagcaatcccactcctgggcatatacccagagaaaccataattcaaaaagacacaagcatcccaatgctcattgcagcactatttacaatagcaggacatgtaaacaacctaaatgcccatcaaaagattaatggataaagaaattttggtacatatatacaatggaatattactcagccatataaaggaacgaaactgggtcatttgttgagacatggattgatctagagaccgtcatacagaatgaagtaagtcagaaagagaaaaacaaatatcatatattaacacatatatgcagaacctagaaaaatggtacagatgaacaagtTTTCAGGGAagaaagtgagacacagatgtagagaacaaatttatggacaccaaggggagaaagctgtagggggaggggttgatggtggtggtgatgtgatgaattgggtgattgagattgacatgtatacactgatatgtaaaAAATGATGactcataagaacctgctgtataaaaaaatgtaaaataaaaataaaatataaaaaaaagaaaagaaattatatataagaaaaagaaaacctatgggatgcagcaaaagcagttctaagagggaagtttataactataaaagcctacctcaagaaacaagaaaaatctcaaataaaaaatctaaccttacacctaaaggaactagagaaagaagaacaaacaaaacccaaagttagcagaaggaaagaaatcataaagatcagagcagaaataaatgaaattaaaaaaaaagaaaacagtagcaagtatcaataaaacaaaagctggttctttgagaagttaaaataattgaaaaaccattagccagactcatcaagaaaaagagggagaggtctcaaatcaataaaattggaaatgcaaaaggagaagttacaacagacaccgcagaaataaaaagcatcctaagacactactaaaagcaactctatgccaataaaatggagaacctggaacaaatggacaaactTTTGGAAAAGtgtaatcttccaagactgattcaggaagaaatagaaaatatgaacaggccaatcataagtaatgaaattgaaactgtgattaaaaatctttcaacaaacaaaagctctggaccttttgttttgaagatggcttcataggtgaattatatcaaacatttagacaagagctaacacccatccttctcaaacacttccaaaatattgcagaagaaggaacactcccaaactcattctatgagaccaccaaaACCCAGATCCCAAATCTAGACaaagatatgagaaaaaaaagaaaataacagaccaatattactgatgaaagtagatgcaaaatcctcaacaaaatactagcaaacagaacccaacaacacattaaaaggatcatacaccatgatctagtaggatttatcccagggatacaaggattcttccatataagcaaatcaatcagtgtgatacaccatattaaccaattgaagaataaaaaccatatgatcggcTTTTGTGCGCGCCCGGGTCTGTGGGTGCTCAGAGTGTGGCCAGGCGGCTCGGACCGAGCAGGGTTTTCCTTGCTAGTGGATTGTGTAGAATACACTACCAGTCTCTTGTCTTCTGTTCACCATGGCTTCTTCTGATATCCAGGTGAAGGAACTGGAGAAGCGTGCCTCAGGCCAGGCTTTTGAGCTGATTCTCAGCCCTCGATCAAAAGAATCTGTCCCAGaattccccctttcccctccaaAGAAGAAGGATCTTTCCCTGGAGGAAATTCAGAAGAAActagaagctgcagaagaaagacGCAAGTCCCATGAAGCTGAGGTCTTGAAGCAGCTTGCTGAGAAACGAGAGCATGAGAAGGAAGTGCTTCAAAAAGCGATAGAGGAGAACAACAACTTCAGTAAAATGGCAGAAGAGAAGCTGACCCACAAAATGGAAGCCAACAAAGAGAACCGAGAGGCGCAAATGGCTGCCAAACTGGAGCGTTTGCGAGAGAAGGACAAGCACATTGAAGAAGTGCGGAAGAACAAAGAATCCAAAGATCCTGCTGATGAGACTGAAGCTGACTAATTTGTTCTGAGAACTgactttctccccctccccttcctaaaTATCCAAAGACTGTACTGGCcagtgtcattttatttttgcccTCCTGACAAATATTCTAGAAGCTGATGTAGGACTGTATAGGTAGATCCAGATTGTATGATGTTGTTTTAGGGGCTAAAGGGGAGAAACTAAAAGTGTTTTACCCTTTTTTGTAAAGTGTTGAAGTCTTTCTAATGTAGCTATTTTTCTTGTTGCATCTTTTCTACTTCAGTACACTTGGTGTGCTGGGTTAATGGCTAGTACTGTATTGGCTCTGTGAAAACATGTTTGTGAAAAGAGTATGTAGTGGCTTCTTTCAAACTGTTAGATGCTGAATATCTGTTCACTTTTAAATCCCAATTCTGTCCCGATCTTAACAGATGCTACTGTACTTGAATGGTTAATAAAACTGCACAGTGctgttgaaaaaacaaaacaaaacaaaacaaaaaccatatgatcatctcaatagatacagaaaaagcttttgacaaaattcaacacctatttatgataaaaactctccagaaagtgggcatagaggaaacttacctcaacataacaaaggccatatatgacaaacccacagcaaacatcattctcaatggtgaaaaactgaaggcatttcctctaagatcaggaagaagacaaggatgtccactctcaccattattattcaacatagttttggaagtcccagccatggcaatcaaagaagaaatagatataaaaggaataaaattggaaaagaagaagtaaaactttcactgtttgcagatgacatgatagtatacatatagaatcctaaagatgtcaccagaaaactattagagctaatcaataaatttggtgaagtttcagtatacaaaattaatacacagaaatctcttgaattcctatacactaatgatgaaaaatctgaaagagacattaaggaaaccctcccatttaccattgcaacaaaaaataaaatacctaggaataaacctacctggggagataaaagacctgtatgcagaaatctataagacactgatgaaaaaaattaaagatgatactaacagatggagagttataccatgttcttggactggaagaatcaacatggtgaaaatgactatactacccaaagcaatctacagattcaatgcaatccctgtcaaagtaccaatgacattttttacagaactaaaacttaaaaaaaaaaaaaaattgtatgaagacacaaaggaccctgaacaaccaaagcagtcttgagggaaagaaaagtgagcaggaggaatcacactccctgacttcagactataccacaaagctacagtaataaagacaatgtggtactggcacaaaaaacagaaatatagatcaatggaagaagatagaaagcccagagataaacccacacacccatggtcaactaacctatgacaaaggaggcaaagatatacaatggagaaaagacagtttcttcaataagtggtgctgggaaaactggacagctacatgtaaaagaatgaaactagaacagtccctaacaccatacacaaaaataaactcaaaatggattcgagacctaaatgtaagacctgacactataaaactcttagaggaaaacataggaagaacactctttgacatacatcacagcaagatcttttttgatccacctcctggggtaatggaaataaaaacaaaaataaacaaatgtgtcgcaatgaaacttcaaagctttagcacagcaaaggaaatcataaacaagacaaaaagacaaccctgagaatgggagaaaatattttcaaacgaatcaatggacgaaggattaatctccaaaatatataaacagctcatgcagctcaatattaaaaaaacaacccaatccaaaaatgggcagaagacctaaatagacatttcttcagagaagacatactgatggccaagaagcacatgaaaaggtactcagcatcactaattattagagaaatgcaaatcaaaactacaatgaggtatcacctcacaccagttagaatgggcatcatcagtaaacctacaaacaacaaatgctggagattccttaaaaaaactaaaaatagaattaccatatgacccagcaatcccactcctaggcatatacccagagaaaaccataattcaaaaagacacatgcaccccaatgttcattgcagcactatttacaataactaggtcatggaagcaatctaaatgcccatcaacagatgaatggataaagaagatgtggtacatatatacaatggaatattactcagccataaaaaggaacaaaactgggtcatttgtagagacgtggatggatctagagactgtcatacagagtgaagtaagtcagaaagagaaaaacaaatatcatatattaacacacatatgtgtgaCCTAGAGAAATCATACTGATGAACTGGTTTGCATAGCAGAAAttgagatgcagatgtagagaacacacttatggacaccaagggaggaaattagtggggctgggggtggtagtgggatgaattgggagattgggattgacatgtatacactgacgtttataaaatggatgattaataagaagctgctgtgtaaaaaataaaataaaataaaatttataaattcagaAAGGTAATAATCTAATGCAAAGTCCAGTAGAAAATGTTAGGACTTTGTATTAAATTTCAAATAGAGTGTGAAAAAACatgacttcaattaaaaaaagtgaaataacagGAACTCAGATTTGAAGGGAAACTGAATGGTAAGTTGGAAAATAGGCAAGAACAAAGGGAGCATCTAAGGgtcaagaaataaattaaataaccaCTTGTTAGATGTCATTGCTATCTTGGTTGACAATAAAGAATTCCATTCTTAATAGAGCTTTTAATTGGCCATGTAATTAAAAGAGTGACAACTTACACTATGGGAGGTGGATCCCTGTCTCCCACCCAAACCATACAAAGTTGGAGGTTACTCAGAATCAGAAATTATGAGATAGATGTGGGGACCCCTCAAAACGATAAATATCCACTAGAATCACTTTACTGGGTAAATAACAGTAGTCAGCTTAGGACTACTCCAAGGATTAACACTTGGAGTGGAACATGAAGATAGAAAAATCATCATTACTCATGGGGTTCCATAAGGACTTCTATAAGTCATTTCCTTGTAGTAGCTCATCTTTTagatgatttttatcatttttcccttccAAAAATATAGTAATTGAAAGTGTAAAAATCATCTccctccattttaaaaatagagattgtctaagatttttattatttagataATTATTTTTGAGTTTCATTTACTACTAAGTGTGGAATGTTGTTGACTTACTCCTGATTTTCACCCAGGTTGGTGATCTACAGTCAAGCAGTGTGTCCTCTACAAAGTCCCCAGTTGACTAGCACCAACTGTCTTTCAAACTTAAGACTGTGGTTTACCTGTCAGCTCATGTTCTTCCTGATACCAGATAAGAATCATGCAGAAGTAACAACTATTACTTTGTACTATTTAGAGCTGGTAGGCTCTGGGAACAGACTGCCTGAGCTCAAATCCTTTCTTCACCCATTTTACTTGTTACATAACTTCGGAAAACATTTCTCTGACTTGGTTACCTCATCTGCGAAATAAAAATCGTGAAGGCACCTGCCTCTGAGGTTTTTCTGAGTTGTTCCACATGAAGACATTAGAACTATTTCAGTACAAAGTGCAAACTCAATCTTAACCGTGTTTACTATAAAGTCTTGGTTGCAGCTTGTGCTAGTTCTGTTTACTATTTGCATCATTATATTTCAGTGTGGTTTAATTGCAATTAGTAGAGCTTATCAGAGGTTCCATCTCCCTGGAGATATGCAGTTGAGCTGTGGGATTCAGCCCTCTTTTAGGGACCCTTAAATAACTTATCTTTGAAACATTGTTGGTCTTTTCTGCTGCTTTGCCACTGCtgatcatttcttctttcttttggcacagttcattttatatatctatttgaCTAAATCAAAGTTCCTTTTACCCTTCTTGCATGCTTACGTccacaagaaatataaaattcatagACATACTATACCCTGAAGAGAAGTTATTGAACATCTTTGAATATTGATAAAGAAATGTTATATCTAAACTtctcaaataatatttaatacaaGAAACAATTATATATGTCAAAGCATGTTAGTGATGTTCTTTGTTATGGACATCAATAGTATGCGCATGCTGATGTGATTTTAAAGGCTTCCAATTACCAGATTGGGACAGCTGACCGGACTGTATAAAAGGACCTTGAGCATAAGAAAGCTCAGCCACCAAGGCATGCTGCTTAAAAGATGTGACTTTTACCAACATGTGTCGAGTCACCCTGATAGAAGCATTCTGAGCACATACTTCCTATCTTTGAGAAGTGAACATCCTGGATGTGTGATGGGAAGTTTACTCATCCCAGTTTGTCCTAAGTAACACTCACCAGCATTTTGGTTTTCTGTAAAACCTGATTTGTACCTATGAGTTGGGAAGTATAAGGATGGGCCACTGATCAGAAAAACTCTTCAATCATCTCACCTTCCTGTATGTAATAAAGCTTAATTATGGTAAACATGCTAAGTGTCTAGAGACCATTATCAATAAGACAAGCTAGTATGAATGTATTCTGTCAAATCCTTTTGAAGTATTACaacttttcaatttgttaattaaaTTCATAGAGTTTATAAGAATCCAGAGAAGACATGTTATTTATGTTATTGTTTAACAAGATTCTGtgctattttgtctttatttcttctgatAAAAGGTGTGAATTGCTAACAGACTAAAGGACATTTTTCTACCCAAgatgtatatgtaaaataaagaatcAGATCCTTCTTTTAGGATTTGAACTCACTGTTGGTATGCAAAGATTTGAAATCCAATGCTCTTAGGATAAGGAAAAACATTGACTATCCCTTGGTTGCTtgataaaatttatctttaaaaactaCTTAATGTCTACATGACTCAATGTCTGCTTTAGACTTATTTTGAGAGGCTCTCACATTATGCAATTCATGCAGGAACTCCCTCACTACTTAGTTAAAATCAGAGTTGACTCATTTGTGAAGCATAGGAATACAGAAAGAGAATTGAAATGGTAATTCACAAACACACaagcatgtgcacacacacacacacacacacacacacacactaaatgcACATTCACTGCACTTTTCATTATTCACTTCATCAGGCTAGAACTATTTGGTGATTACACTCCTCCTACAATTCCTTTGATAGCTTTAACTAAAAAATAGTAGTGGCTGCTACAATATAACCCCTCTATGAAAAGTTCAATAGAGAAAATGATACTGATATCataaaaagagggaggaaagcTGTCTTTGAAGCATATATAACCACTCCCTCTTTGAAAgcagtttaaaaatacattgactGTAAAATGTGGTatgcttttatttgtttgtaaCTGATAAAGGGAGTGATGGGACaattcaataaatgtaaaatatttcagaaacagaaatcaaATGTATTGAAAATGTTGAGAATCAAGACCAATTCAAAATAATGTCGGATTAGCAATTCTAATGaaacttttaattaaaacagTCCACCAACTCAGATATgcatggttttgttttgcttgccagtttatttaaaatgtaacctAATTTCAAACACCATTCTTAAGGAATGACTAAGACTTTATTTCATCCAAGTTGGTTCCTGTCTCCCCGCTTTGTCCATCTTCCCAAGTGGCTTTATATATAATGCCCATGAATTGAGGTTCCAAGATAAGGTCAAGCTATTGGGGGTGGGACATTTGATGATTGATGTCACTTTCCATTTTGATATCTGTTGATATCATCATTGCCTACTACTCACACAtacacccccacccctgctgatATACTGATATTTTGTTTGGATCCACACAGGTCAATTATAGATTTTCCCATATTCTGGTCTACAGTACCACTTCAGGTATAGTAACTCTATATTCTGTGCCACTATTAGGCACATAAAACTTTTTCTGTTACGCATATACCATTCAATGTTAAAGGAAACTTGTGAAGCTCTCTAAGATACTCTCTTCTGTAAATACTTGATGCAACGAT from the Globicephala melas chromosome 12, mGloMel1.2, whole genome shotgun sequence genome contains:
- the LOC115864159 gene encoding stathmin gives rise to the protein MASSDIQVKELEKRASGQAFELILSPRSKESVPEFPLSPPKKKDLSLEEIQKKLEAAEERRKSHEAEVLKQLAEKREHEKEVLQKAIEENNNFSKMAEEKLTHKMEANKENREAQMAAKLERLREKDKHIEEVRKNKESKDPADETEAD